One Pseudomonas sp. HOU2 genomic window carries:
- the ssuC gene encoding aliphatic sulfonate ABC transporter permease SsuC, with product MNKFIHSLAPWALPVLLLAVWQLSVSAGWLSTRILPAPVAVIEAGVSLVRSGEIWTHLAISGWRAALGFTIGGSIGLVLGFITGLSKWGERLLDSSVQMIRNVPHLALIPLVILWFGIDESAKIFLVALGTLFPIYLNTYHGIRNVDPALVEMARSYGLSGFSLFWQVILPGALPSILVGVRFALGFMWLTLIVAETISASSGIGYLAMNAREFLQTDVVVLAILLYAVLGKLADLAARGLERVWLRWHPAYQVARGGAA from the coding sequence ATGAACAAATTTATCCACAGCCTCGCGCCCTGGGCGTTGCCGGTGCTGTTGCTGGCGGTGTGGCAGTTGTCGGTGTCGGCCGGTTGGTTGTCGACACGGATCCTGCCGGCACCGGTGGCGGTGATCGAGGCCGGTGTCAGTCTGGTGCGCAGCGGCGAGATCTGGACGCATCTGGCAATCAGCGGCTGGCGCGCGGCGCTGGGCTTCACCATCGGCGGCAGCATCGGCCTGGTGCTGGGCTTCATCACCGGCCTGTCGAAGTGGGGCGAACGCCTGCTCGACAGCTCGGTGCAGATGATCCGCAACGTGCCGCACCTGGCACTGATTCCGCTGGTCATCCTGTGGTTCGGCATCGACGAGTCGGCGAAGATTTTCCTGGTCGCACTGGGCACGTTGTTCCCGATTTACCTCAACACTTATCACGGCATCCGCAACGTCGATCCGGCGCTGGTGGAGATGGCGCGCAGTTATGGCTTGAGCGGTTTCAGCCTGTTCTGGCAGGTGATTCTGCCGGGCGCACTGCCGTCGATTCTGGTCGGTGTGCGCTTCGCGCTGGGCTTCATGTGGCTGACGCTGATCGTCGCCGAAACCATTTCCGCCAGTTCCGGCATTGGCTATCTGGCGATGAATGCCCGCGAGTTTTTGCAGACCGACGTGGTGGTGCTGGCGATCCTGCTTTACGCGGTGCTCGGCAAGCTCGCCGACCTCGCTGCCCGTGGCCTTGAGCGTGTGTGGTTGCGCTGGCATCCGGCCTATCAGGTTGCCAGGGGAGGTGCGGCATGA
- the ssuD gene encoding FMNH2-dependent alkanesulfonate monooxygenase: MSLNIFWFLPTHGDGHYLGTAEGARAVDHGYLQQVAQAADRLGFGGVLIPTGRSCEDSWLVAASLIPVTQRLKFLVALRPGIISPTVAARQAATLDRLSGGRALFNLVTGGDPEELAGDGLFLNHEERYQASVEFTRIWRRVLEGETVDYDGEHISVKGAKLLYPPIQQPRPPLYFGGSSEAAQDLAAEQVEMVLTWGEPPAAVAEKIEQVRAKAAKLGRTVRFGIRLHVIVRETNAEAWQAADRLISHLDDDTIKRAQASLARFDSVGQQRMAALHGGSRDNLEVSPNLWAGVGLVRGGAGTALVGDGPTVAARVKEYADLGIDTFIFSGYPHLEESYRVAELLFPHLDIERPELPKSAGYVSPFGEMVANDILPKAASQS; this comes from the coding sequence ATGAGCCTCAACATCTTCTGGTTCCTGCCTACCCACGGCGACGGCCATTACCTTGGCACCGCCGAAGGCGCCCGCGCCGTCGATCACGGTTATCTGCAACAGGTTGCGCAAGCGGCGGATCGCCTGGGTTTCGGCGGTGTGCTGATTCCCACCGGCCGCTCCTGCGAAGACTCGTGGCTGGTGGCCGCGTCGTTGATCCCGGTGACCCAGCGTCTGAAGTTCCTTGTTGCCCTGCGCCCCGGGATCATTTCCCCGACGGTGGCGGCGCGGCAGGCAGCGACGCTGGATCGTCTGTCCGGCGGTCGTGCGCTGTTCAACCTGGTGACCGGCGGTGACCCGGAAGAGCTGGCCGGTGATGGTCTGTTCCTCAACCACGAAGAGCGTTATCAAGCCTCGGTGGAATTCACTCGCATCTGGCGTCGGGTGCTCGAAGGCGAAACCGTCGATTACGACGGCGAACACATCAGCGTGAAGGGCGCCAAGCTGCTCTATCCGCCGATCCAGCAACCGCGTCCGCCGCTGTACTTCGGCGGCTCCTCGGAAGCGGCGCAGGATCTGGCCGCCGAACAGGTCGAGATGGTACTGACCTGGGGCGAACCGCCAGCCGCGGTGGCCGAGAAGATCGAACAGGTTCGTGCCAAAGCCGCCAAGCTCGGGCGTACCGTGCGCTTCGGCATTCGTCTGCATGTGATCGTGCGCGAAACCAACGCCGAAGCCTGGCAAGCGGCAGACCGGCTGATCTCGCATCTGGACGACGACACCATCAAACGTGCGCAAGCGTCGCTGGCGCGTTTTGATTCGGTCGGTCAACAACGCATGGCCGCGCTGCATGGCGGCAGTCGCGACAACCTCGAAGTCAGCCCCAACCTGTGGGCCGGCGTCGGCCTGGTGCGTGGTGGTGCCGGTACGGCGCTGGTTGGTGATGGACCGACCGTAGCCGCTCGGGTAAAGGAGTACGCGGATCTGGGCATCGATACTTTCATCTTCTCCGGTTATCCACACCTCGAAGAGTCGTACCGCGTCGCTGAATTGCTGTTCCCGCACCTCGACATCGAGCGTCCGGAGCTGCCGAAAAGCGCCGGTTACGTCAGCCCGTTCGGCGAGATGGTGGCCAACGACATTCTTCCCAAAGCCGCGTCGCAGAGCTGA
- a CDS encoding TOBE domain-containing protein, translated as MTIKAINVRNQFKGSIKEIVLGDVLSEIDVQTASGIVTSVITTRSVKELELAVGSEVIAFVKSTEVSIAKL; from the coding sequence ATGACTATCAAAGCCATCAACGTGCGCAACCAGTTCAAAGGCTCGATCAAGGAGATCGTTCTCGGCGACGTGCTGTCGGAAATCGACGTGCAAACCGCTTCCGGCATCGTCACTTCGGTGATCACCACCCGCTCGGTCAAGGAGCTGGAACTGGCGGTGGGCAGCGAGGTGATCGCCTTTGTGAAATCCACCGAGGTGTCGATCGCCAAGTTGTAA
- the ssuB gene encoding aliphatic sulfonates ABC transporter ATP-binding protein: MTAQQPPRLLRGIPLVVRNLQKTFGARQVLRDIDLHIPAGQFVAVVGRSGCGKSTLLRLLAGLDQPTGGDLLAGAAPLSDAREDTRLMFQEARLLPWKKIIDNVGLGLKGNWRPQALQALEAVGLADRANEWPAALSGGQKQRVALARALIHQPRLLLLDEPLGALDALTRIEMQQLIERLWQKHGFTVLLVTHDVSEAVAIADRVILIEDGEVGLDLQVELPRPRVRGSHRLAALETEVLNRVLSLPGEPPEPEPVSPLPTQLRWAQ, encoded by the coding sequence ATGACCGCTCAACAACCTCCACGCCTGCTGCGCGGGATTCCGCTGGTGGTGCGCAATCTGCAGAAAACCTTCGGTGCGCGGCAGGTGCTGCGCGACATCGATCTGCACATTCCGGCGGGGCAATTCGTCGCCGTGGTCGGGCGCAGCGGTTGCGGCAAGAGCACCTTGCTGCGCTTGCTCGCCGGCCTCGATCAGCCGACTGGCGGCGACCTGCTGGCCGGTGCCGCCCCGCTGAGCGATGCGCGGGAAGACACCCGCCTGATGTTCCAGGAAGCACGGCTGCTGCCGTGGAAAAAGATCATCGACAACGTCGGCCTCGGCCTTAAAGGCAACTGGCGCCCGCAAGCCCTGCAAGCGCTGGAGGCGGTCGGTCTGGCCGATCGCGCCAACGAGTGGCCGGCCGCCTTGTCCGGTGGGCAGAAGCAGCGCGTGGCGTTGGCCCGGGCGCTGATTCATCAACCGCGCCTGCTGCTGCTCGACGAGCCGCTGGGTGCGCTGGATGCGCTGACCCGGATCGAGATGCAGCAACTGATCGAACGACTCTGGCAAAAGCATGGGTTCACCGTGTTGCTGGTAACTCACGACGTCAGCGAAGCGGTGGCGATTGCCGACCGGGTGATTCTGATCGAGGACGGCGAAGTCGGCCTCGACCTGCAAGTGGAACTGCCACGTCCGCGAGTGCGCGGATCGCATCGACTGGCGGCGCTGGAAACCGAAGTGCTCAACCGTGTTCTGTCCCTGCCCGGCGAGCCGCCGGAGCCGGAACCTGTTTCACCACTGCCTACGCAATTGCGTTGGGCGCAATAA